In Gemmata obscuriglobus, a single genomic region encodes these proteins:
- a CDS encoding DUF58 domain-containing protein yields MKRTDGAGGLALQFTPSGITWLAVSLGVGAVAWFKSINLVLIVVYVMLALVVLNGALARRNVVGVRARRLAAPPLFAGERSEHGVRITNEGRAPVTVTVEDRTPAGSVTFLGYRVPPGGALDCKASGEFPTRGRFAGPLTLVSSFPFGFVSYQRQTDSGGEIVVLPRPGQADPDGLRRWVARQAGGEGRARKLLRRVTTDRAEVRGVRTYRAGDPIRDIHWLTTARRGEPMVREYDTAPSPELVLVVEPWLPAEPTPQDCERLEAALSLAVTVAATWRRAFDSPIMVAVPGHAVASASAEEDLREALTPLADAPGGPAHEPLPAAAFAGRLARGARVVVSSRPNSPFSAALARETGKPFATVCPQDRLPWYQPPAAQS; encoded by the coding sequence ATGAAGCGGACCGACGGAGCCGGCGGGCTCGCGCTCCAGTTCACGCCCTCCGGGATCACCTGGCTGGCCGTGTCGCTGGGGGTCGGCGCGGTTGCGTGGTTCAAGAGCATCAACCTCGTGCTGATCGTGGTGTACGTGATGCTCGCGCTGGTCGTGTTGAACGGGGCGCTGGCGCGGCGCAATGTGGTCGGCGTGAGGGCACGCCGCCTGGCCGCACCCCCATTGTTCGCCGGGGAGCGATCCGAGCACGGGGTTCGTATCACCAACGAGGGGCGCGCGCCTGTGACGGTGACGGTCGAGGACCGCACGCCCGCGGGGAGCGTAACGTTCCTGGGATACCGCGTGCCGCCGGGCGGCGCTCTCGACTGCAAGGCGTCGGGCGAGTTTCCCACCCGTGGTCGGTTCGCCGGGCCGCTGACACTGGTGTCGAGCTTCCCGTTCGGGTTCGTCTCCTACCAGCGCCAGACTGACAGCGGCGGGGAGATCGTCGTGCTCCCGCGCCCGGGGCAGGCCGACCCGGACGGGTTGCGTCGCTGGGTGGCGCGCCAAGCCGGCGGCGAGGGCCGTGCTCGCAAACTGCTGCGCCGCGTCACCACGGACCGCGCTGAAGTGCGCGGGGTCCGCACGTACCGTGCCGGGGACCCGATCCGGGACATCCATTGGCTCACGACCGCGCGTCGCGGGGAGCCGATGGTGCGCGAGTACGACACCGCACCGTCGCCGGAACTGGTCTTGGTGGTCGAGCCGTGGCTACCCGCCGAACCGACCCCGCAGGACTGTGAGCGACTGGAGGCCGCGCTGAGCTTAGCGGTTACAGTCGCGGCGACCTGGCGCCGCGCGTTCGACAGCCCGATCATGGTCGCCGTACCCGGTCACGCGGTCGCGTCGGCCAGCGCTGAGGAAGACCTGCGCGAGGCCCTGACGCCGCTAGCCGACGCGCCGGGCGGGCCGGCCCACGAACCGCTCCCGGCCGCCGCATTCGCCGGGCGACTTGCGCGGGGCGCCCGAGTGGTCGTAAGCAGCCGGCCTAACAGCCCGTTCTCCGCCGCACTGGCACGCGAAACGGGCAAGCCGTTTGCGACGGTGTGCCCGCAGGACCGGCTCCCGTGGTACCAACCGCCGGCCGCCCAGAGCTGA
- a CDS encoding transglutaminaseTgpA domain-containing protein yields MPTEATFRFSTYLTLALACAAVGYAQAPMLPEAAVFAGLAVGALVALYFVESRYALLSIPAANRLGGIVGAAFLAWVGYRVKREIDTGEFAHLGWPMLFVAMCGPLVLMLLAAKAARGEKHAGDYWTLHGTALAGIGLAAAFADEALCFVLLGLYLVAAVWSLTLFHLARSAGHVRPVPSPDAPAPRTAAASGDPHGSRTGFRSALLSAAVAGAVALPLYLLTPRSTAAKAEFGTASAEIGYSADQMVDLKTTGTLKPSNETAFEVVATYPDGTPKNDIRPDQRWRGRTHHQYSGGAWNRDAAVLPTIAPRAKVPLREAGEWNPPALGQGQYRLEFALPPRPEAHFVADPVLWVPDEPPPLAGYNEDHPQPWTPGYDGTFFWEPIQSLRRRPLRYVQAYAPRSDPDLGPGFQLESHLYNDARDQLRINPLERVKEYTDALIARMVADGTLPAGWRDAQVLLNRRTLLPREEHHERLARALCTHLATSPEFRYTLELKREQPKLDPVEEFLLHSKSGHCQRFATALVLMLRSQGIPAVYVRGFKGCEHLGDGRYAVKQEQAHAWAEALVEVVDGPVRRSHWLSLDPTPDGSAAGSDAGGPWWRATNNHIGAWFRHHVVNYTAEQRRKDLAALAETATRPEFLVALVIIVVLVVGATVAYRRARRPAPLRELDGRVRWFGELVAVLSAHGFVPERGETLLEYATRAAAGVGSRPGCVAVAHIPVTWAESYYQERFGNVPPSDARRTERAADLESLRRALESSRT; encoded by the coding sequence ATGCCGACCGAAGCCACGTTCCGGTTCAGCACCTACCTGACGCTCGCGCTCGCGTGTGCCGCGGTCGGGTATGCACAGGCGCCGATGCTGCCGGAGGCGGCCGTGTTTGCGGGGCTGGCGGTCGGAGCGCTCGTCGCACTCTATTTCGTCGAATCGCGGTACGCGCTGCTTTCAATCCCCGCGGCGAACCGGCTCGGCGGGATCGTCGGGGCCGCGTTTCTGGCGTGGGTCGGATACCGAGTGAAACGCGAGATCGACACCGGGGAGTTTGCGCACCTCGGCTGGCCCATGCTGTTCGTCGCGATGTGCGGTCCGCTGGTGCTGATGCTGCTGGCGGCTAAGGCGGCTCGGGGTGAGAAGCACGCCGGCGACTACTGGACCCTGCACGGGACCGCGCTGGCGGGGATCGGGCTGGCCGCCGCGTTCGCTGACGAGGCGCTGTGCTTCGTGCTGCTCGGCCTGTACCTCGTGGCTGCCGTTTGGAGCCTCACTCTGTTCCACCTCGCCCGGTCCGCCGGGCACGTGCGCCCGGTCCCCTCGCCGGACGCGCCGGCCCCCCGCACCGCCGCCGCGAGCGGGGACCCGCACGGTTCGCGCACCGGCTTTCGCTCGGCGCTGTTGTCGGCGGCGGTTGCTGGCGCTGTTGCGCTGCCCCTGTACCTTCTCACGCCGCGGTCCACTGCGGCCAAAGCGGAGTTCGGCACCGCATCCGCCGAAATCGGCTATTCGGCCGACCAGATGGTAGACCTCAAGACCACCGGGACACTCAAGCCGAGCAACGAAACGGCGTTCGAGGTGGTCGCCACGTACCCCGACGGGACCCCGAAAAACGACATCCGACCGGATCAGCGGTGGCGCGGTCGCACGCACCATCAGTACAGCGGGGGGGCCTGGAACCGGGACGCCGCGGTGCTCCCCACCATCGCCCCGCGGGCAAAGGTCCCGCTGCGCGAGGCGGGCGAATGGAATCCGCCCGCCCTCGGTCAGGGTCAGTACCGACTCGAGTTCGCGCTCCCGCCGCGACCGGAGGCGCACTTCGTCGCCGATCCTGTGCTGTGGGTACCGGATGAGCCGCCTCCGCTCGCGGGATACAACGAAGACCATCCGCAACCCTGGACCCCGGGGTACGACGGCACGTTCTTTTGGGAGCCGATCCAGTCTCTGCGCCGGCGGCCCTTGCGGTACGTTCAGGCGTACGCTCCACGTTCCGACCCGGACCTCGGCCCGGGCTTTCAGTTGGAATCGCACCTGTACAACGACGCTCGCGACCAGCTTCGCATCAACCCCCTGGAGCGGGTCAAGGAGTACACCGATGCCCTGATCGCGCGGATGGTCGCGGACGGTACCTTGCCCGCCGGGTGGCGCGACGCGCAGGTGTTACTTAACCGTCGCACTCTGCTGCCCCGCGAGGAGCACCACGAGCGCCTGGCTCGCGCATTGTGCACGCACCTCGCCACCAGTCCTGAGTTCCGTTACACGCTGGAGTTGAAGCGAGAGCAGCCGAAGTTAGACCCGGTCGAGGAGTTCCTGCTCCATTCGAAGTCCGGGCACTGCCAGCGGTTCGCCACGGCACTCGTGCTGATGCTCCGCTCCCAGGGTATTCCGGCGGTGTACGTCCGGGGGTTCAAGGGGTGCGAGCACCTCGGGGACGGCCGGTACGCGGTAAAACAGGAGCAGGCGCATGCTTGGGCCGAGGCGCTGGTGGAAGTTGTGGACGGTCCGGTCCGCCGGTCCCACTGGCTGAGTTTGGATCCCACGCCGGACGGAAGCGCTGCGGGCAGTGACGCCGGCGGTCCGTGGTGGCGGGCGACGAACAACCACATCGGCGCGTGGTTCCGGCACCACGTCGTGAACTACACGGCCGAGCAGCGGCGAAAGGACCTCGCCGCGCTGGCGGAAACCGCCACCCGTCCCGAGTTTCTGGTCGCCTTAGTCATCATTGTGGTGCTGGTTGTGGGCGCGACGGTGGCGTACCGGCGGGCGCGGCGGCCCGCACCACTCCGGGAACTCGACGGACGTGTTCGGTGGTTCGGCGAACTGGTGGCCGTCTTGTCCGCACACGGGTTCGTACCGGAGCGTGGCGAAACGCTGCTCGAATACGCGACCCGGGCCGCCGCGGGGGTCGGCTCTCGACCCGGATGTGTGGCGGTCGCACACATTCCCGTGACGTGGGCCGAGTCGTACTATCAAGAGCGGTTCGGCAACGTCCCGCCGTCCGACGCACGCCGCACCGAACGGGCCGCCGATCTGGAATCGCTGCGCCGCGCTCTGGAGTCGTCCCGCACATGA
- a CDS encoding isochorismatase family protein translates to MSTVKRLNAETSAVVVVDIQDRLLAKVPGRDSLVRNAGFVLDVAAKLAVPVRAAEQYPKGLGPTTAEIARRLPSPPPAKTSFSCCGAGTFLEELEMLRRPQVVLVGMETHVCVLQTALDFLHAGLHVFLATDALAARNAVDHDTAVRRLELAGAVPTTVEAVAFEWLRDAAHAQFKAVSELVKARG, encoded by the coding sequence ATGAGTACCGTGAAACGCTTGAATGCCGAAACCTCTGCCGTTGTGGTAGTCGATATCCAGGATCGGTTGCTCGCGAAGGTGCCGGGCCGCGATTCGCTCGTGCGCAACGCCGGCTTCGTGCTGGATGTGGCTGCGAAACTCGCCGTTCCGGTGCGCGCCGCCGAACAGTATCCCAAAGGGCTCGGCCCCACGACTGCCGAAATCGCCCGCCGACTGCCGTCGCCCCCTCCCGCAAAAACCTCGTTCAGTTGTTGCGGGGCAGGTACGTTCTTGGAAGAGCTCGAAATGCTCCGCCGGCCCCAGGTGGTGCTGGTGGGCATGGAAACGCACGTCTGTGTGCTGCAAACCGCTCTCGACTTCCTCCATGCGGGGCTGCACGTTTTCCTAGCGACGGACGCCTTGGCGGCCCGGAACGCGGTGGATCATGACACCGCGGTGCGGCGACTGGAACTGGCCGGCGCGGTGCCGACCACCGTCGAGGCGGTCGCGTTCGAATGGCTCCGCGACGCCGCGCACGCCCAGTTCAAGGCTGTCAGTGAACTGGTCAAGGCACGCGGGTGA